From the Theobroma cacao cultivar B97-61/B2 chromosome 2, Criollo_cocoa_genome_V2, whole genome shotgun sequence genome, one window contains:
- the LOC18607081 gene encoding uncharacterized protein LOC18607081, with translation MGCVASRIDKEGRVQVCKERKRLMKQLVGYRGEFADAQLAYLRALKNTGVTLKQFTESDTLELENTSYGLTLPPSPPSPLPPSPPPPPSFSPDSRKAGENVKGEAAQEESIEINQDDCSTPPPPSASSSWNYWDFWEANSPLHHPKQSEAVEPVEEENWAESKMEFEDEDREEELVENTAVSPLPEKRQPGEIVDDNSSMMSWYNKDSTDVSMVVWKNKKTLERIIKELDDYFLKASAGGKQIAVFTDINIGDNSLPWKLKENKRKRSNSAKVFSALSWSWSSKSLQFARDAVECGSIEPCKPGAHCVTLDKLYVAEQKLYKEVKEEEIAKLELERKLMLLQRQDENHDWTKTEKIRSSVENLETDISRLQQSISTTCSSILELIDKELHPQLVALTSGLMEMWGMMYKSHQVQNHISQQLNHLTDNLSVDLTTESHRQATAQLETEVSFWYHSFCKLVKSQQEYVRTLCSWIQLTDCLVGDHQQNHCSTTVRRLCEEWQRGFDKLPDKVASEAIKSFLLAIQSIIRQQVEEHNQQKKSDKLERRLEKELMSLTEMEKKVEGSVAASDVNSTLSPKHPLLLKRAKTEALKKRVDMEKGKHLNSVHVCKTMTLNNLKTSLPNVFQALMGFSKASAQAFEAIHGLPQPEIPCNASENSSN, from the exons ATGGGCTGTGTTGCTTCAAGGATCGATAAGGAAGGAAGGGTTCAGGTTTGTAAGGAGCGGAAGAGGCTTATGAAACAATTGGTGGGATATAGAGGAGAATTTGCAGATGCGCAGTTGGCCTATTTGAGGGCATTGAAGAATACTGGTGTAACTCTTAAGCAGTTTACTGAGTCGGACACGTTGGAACTTGAAAATACCTCTTATGGCCTGACATTGCCTCCCTCTCCACCTTCCCCATTGCCTCCTTCTCCTCCACCACCGCCTTCTTTTAGCCCTGATTCAAGAAAGGCCGGTGAAAATGTTAAAGGAGAAGCTGCCCAAGAAGAAAGCATAGAGATTAATCAGGATGATTGTTCTACCCCACCACCTCCTAGTGCAAGCTCATCATGGAATTATTGGGACTTTTGGGAGGCTAATTCACCACTCCATCATCCAAAACAGAGTGAAGCTGTAGAACCAGTTGAGGAAGAAAATTGGGCTGAGAGTAAGATGGAGTTTGAGGATGAAGATAGGGAAGAGGAGCTTGTTGAAAATACTGCAGTAAGTCCTCTCCCTGAGAAGCGTCAGCCTGGGGAAATTGTTGATGATAACTCATCAATGATGAGCTGGTATAATAAAGACTCTACAGATGTGTCCATGGTAGTATGGAAGAACAAGAAGACGTTGGAGAGAATTATAAAGGAGTTAGATGACTATTTTTTGAAAGCATCAGCTGGTGGGAAGCAAATTGCTGTTTTTACAGACATCAACATAGGGGACAATTCTCTTCCATGGAAActcaaggaaaacaaaa GAAAGAGGAGCAATTCTGCAAAGGTTTTTAGTGCATTGTCATGGAGCTGGTCTTCTAAGTCCCTTCAGTTTGCTAGAGATGCTGTTGAGTGTGGATCTATTGAACCATGCAAGCCTGGAGCTCATTGCGTTACCCTTGATAAGCTATATGTTGCAGAGCAGAAGCTTTACAAGGAAGTAAAG GAGGAAGAAATTGCAAAATTAGAGCTTGAAAGGAAATTGATGTTGCTACAAAGGCAAGACGAAAACCATGACTGGACCAAGACTGAGAAAATCCGATCAAGTGTTGAGAATTTGGAGACTGACATAAGTCGGCTGCAACAATCAATAAGTACAACCTGCTCATCTATATTGGAGCTCATTGATAAGGAGCTACATCCTCAGCTGGTTGCATTGACTTCGGG GCTGATGGAGATGTGGGGAATGATGTACAAATCTCATCAAGTCCAGAACCATATTTCACAGCAGTTGAATCATCTCACTGATAATTTAAGCGTGGACCTGACTACTGAATCCCATCGTCAGGCTACAGCTCAGCTTGAAACTGAGGTTTCTTTCTGGTATCACAGCTTCTGTAAGCTTGTAAAATCTCAGCAAGAATATGTAAGAACACTCTGCAGCTGGATCCAACTCACTGATTGCCTTGTGGGTGACCATCAGCAGAATCATTGCTCAACTACGGTTCGTAGGCTCTGTGAAGAATGGCAGCGTGGTTTTGACAAATTACCTGATAAG GTGGCTTCAGAGGCCATTAAGAGCTTTTTGTTGGCCATCCAATCCATAATCCGACAGCAGGTTGAGGAACACAACCAGCAAAAGAAATCTGATAAGCTTGAGAGAAGGTTGGAGAAGGAGTTAATGTCACTGACTGAGATGGAGAAAAAGGTTGAGGGTAGTGTAGCTGCTTCAGACGTAAACTCCACCCTAAGCCCTAAGCATCCTTTATTGTTGAAGCGAGCCAAAACTGAGGCCTTAAAGAAGCGGGTTGACATGGAGAAGGGCAAACATCTAAACTCAGTCCATGTTTGCAAGACCATGACTTTAAACAATCTAAAAACTAGCCTTCCCAATGTATTTCAGGCATTGATGGGATTCTCGAAAGCTTCTGCTCAGGCCTTTGAGGCCATTCATGGCCTTCCTCAGCCAGAAATTCCTTGTAATGCATCAGAGAACTCGTCAAACTGA